The Methanopyrus kandleri AV19 DNA segment CCCGAGGACCGATGCGGAGTGTGGCCGTAGCTGACGGGCCTTCACCTCCGCACACGGACCATGAGTCCGTCGCGCGCCACGACGACTACTGGAAACACCTCCCGAGCCTCCTCCCTCATTCTTTCCGGATCCACTTTCGTGGACAGGTGCGTCAGTACAAGGAGATCGACGCCTGCCTCGCGGGCGACCTCGGCAGCCTCTAAGTGGGTCGAGTGCAGGTATCTCACGGCTTCCTCATGATCCTCAAAGCACGCTTCATGTACCAATACCTGGCAACCGCGGACGTTCTCAGGATCGGCCGGACGACCGTCTCCTTTCACATACACGGATATCTTACCGGGTTTCGTCAACGAGTACGGGCGCTCACCGCGTAAGAGCACTTCACGCCGCTTCGATGGAGGGACCCTTCGTATGTACTTCGGATCCGCCTTTCCCGGTATTTTCGGTGTCTCGATCCGATAGTCGACCGTAGGAACCCCGTGTTCTGACTCGTACACCAGCACCCTGAGGTCACCGATTTCTACTTCGTCTCCCGGATTCACCTCCCGGTACTCGATCACCTCGAGGTCGGAGATGTCCAAAGCGGACTCAGAACCCGCCGTGGGACCGTAGACTTTCAACCTACGCCCGTGGAGGAGGTCCACGGTGGTCGCGAGTGGTAGGAGGCCCGCGACGTGATCGACGTGGTGGTGGGTGAGCAGCACAGCGTCCACATCGTGGATCGTGACACCTTGCTCCATGGCCCGCCGCTGGGTACCCTCTCCGCAGTCGATTAGAAGCTTGGTTCCGGAGAACTCCACCAGCAGTCCCGGGTGGCTCCGATCCTTCGACGGGACCGCGCCACCCGTTCCCAGGAAGCGCATCACCAGCTCACGGTCCACGATCCGTCCCCCGGACCTCGGAAACCGCCAGCTCGAGGCGGTCGATACCCTCCTCCAGGAACGAGAGCAGTTCATCGATCGTCTCGAAGTTCACCCTACAGGGTCTCGCCATCGCTTTCACGATCCGCTCGACGTCTTCCCTCGAAACGCCTCGCCCCTCGTGTGCGAAGAGATGGCGTGCCTTCCGTAGCTCCGAGCACGAGAGTACCTGGATGTACCTCGACAAGGGTCCGAACACGTCCTTTTCGACCGCACCCACTTCCAACGCCCCAGACAGGACCTTCTGGGCTACGTGGAGGAACGCGAGGACTGCTCTCCCTTCTCCTTCCTCTCCTCTCAGTTCCCTCAGTACCGCCTCGATATCCGAGTCGAGCCTATCCTCTACCGCCCCACTCAGCTCCTCGCTCGAACCAAGTAGGTCGGCGAGTAGGCTGGCGAGCTCTACGGGATCGGACGTGGTGACGCGCTCTCCAGACAACCTCTCGTACAGCAGCATAAAGCAAGCCTGGGTGTAGTTCTCGTAAAGCATGCTCAATCTCACGATGAAATCCCCGAACTCCCCGCGGATCCATTGGTACCGGGCGTTCTCCAGTACCACCCTCATGTGGTGGATTATCCTTCGTATCGGGTCCTTCTCGGCTTCCCTCAGCTTCCTGAGTCTTCTCCGGGCTTCGTGTCTCAGTTCATCCAGATGAGCTGACCGTGTAACCTCGGCGTAGAGCCGCCGGGCCTCCTCGTAGTTGAAGTTGAGCTCCGAGTCCCGGGCCCTGAGATACACCGGCTCCATCCTGTCTTCGTAGGCGGAGAACCGTTCGGCTATTCCGGCCGCCACCTCGAACAAACCGTGCTCTATCAGCACACACTTCATGGTTTTCATCGGGAGAATCAGAGGAGACGGCTCCACCTCCACGTTCTCGTCGAGCACCCTGAGGGGGTGAAACCTGTCCTCCCATAACGTCGCCCCGATCAAACGTATCGCCCAACCCACGTTCGGGTGCGCGCCGCCCACGTAGGCGTATAGTTCCGATCGTTTCAGATCCTCCCTGCGGTGTAGGGTCTTCAGGACGTCCTCGATCTCCCGAAACACCTCGAACCGGTCCGGGTCTTTCCTCAGGACCACGGGGTCTTCGACACGAACGCCCCACTCTTTCTCCGCGTACAAGGAGACGAGCCGAGCACAGTACTCGGTGTCCTCGGGGTGATGGCCGTACTGGTGGTCCAGACGGCGGGTTCCCAGCGATATGAGTGTGATCTCCCGCGGATCGTACCCCTCCTCGTAGAGTACGAACCTTATAATCGCGTCCAGCGTCGGGAACGAGGCCTCACCTAAGGCACTCGGGTCCGACAGCGCCCGCTCGTACAGACGCCGGGACGCCTCGAAGAGGTTTCCACCGCCGACGATCACGTCCCGAGGTCCCGCTGGAAATAGCACTACGGCCTCCACGTAATGTCCCCCGAAGGCAACATGAGTTGTCCGTCGTTCGGCGGTATTGAAGCGTTGCCGTACCGACTCGGCCGGGGTCGACGGCCGTGACCGAAGGGTTTGAGGCGCTACCGGACGACGTACAGAGAGTAGTGTACTCGAGGTTTGATGAACCCACTCCACCCCAACGCGTAGCGATACCCGAGATTATGGATGGGAAGAACGTCTTGGTGATAGCCCCCACCAGCTCCGGTAAGACCGAGACCGCGGTATTACCCGTGTTCTCCATGGTACGTGAGCTCGACGAGCCTGGGATCAAGGCGCTTTACATCACCCCGTTGCGGGCCCTTAACAGGGACATACTGCGAAGGATCCGCTGGTGGGGGGAGAAGCTGGGCCTCGAGGTTGCGGTGCGTCACGGCGACACCCCGCAGAGCGAGCGGAGGCGTCAGGCGGAGGACCCGCCGGACGTACTGGTCACGACTCCCGAGACCCTCCAGGCCATACTACCGGGTAAGCGCATGCGTGAGCACCTCTCCCATGTACGTCACGTGATCGTGGATGAAGTTAACGAGCTCGCCCTGGACAAGCGCGGTGTACAACTGACGCTCGGACTGGAACGACTCGCCGAGGTGGCTGGTGACTTCCAACGTATCGGCCTCTCCGCCGCCGTGGGCTCGCCCGACCGCGTGGGTAAGTTCTTGGTCGGCGATCGCGACGTCGAGGTGCTGGAGATCGAGGCCGAGCGTTACCTGGACGTTTCCGTGGCTCATCCGACCGGGCCGCACGAGGTTAAGGAACGGCTGGAATTGATCCACGAGCTGGCGAAGGAGCGGGACTCTGTTCTCGTGTTCACCAATACTAGACAGATGGCCGAACTACTCGCGACCCGCCTGAAAACGGAGTACGACGACATTGAGGTGGAGATACATCACAGTTCAATATCGAGAGAGAAGCGCATGGAGGTCGAAAAGAGGTTCAAAAAAGGTGAGATCGATGTCCTCGTGTGCACCAGCTCACTGGAGCTCGGTATAGACATAGGCCACGTGGACTTGGTGGTCCAGTACGGCTCGCCACGTCAAGTAACCCGCCTCGTGCAGCGAGTGGGACGCGCGGGCCGTCGACGTAAGCGGGCCGAGGGTCTCGTGATAACGTCAAATCCAGACGATCTCGCGGAGGCGGCGGTGATATGTCGTCGGGCGCTGAAGGGATCCCTGGAACCCACTGAGATCCCGGAAGGTTGCCTGGACGTCCTCGCCCACCAGCTCGTGGGGTTGTGTCTGGACGGGCACCAGGTCACCGTGGACTACGCGCTGGAGGTGTTCAGACGGGCTTATCCGTACCGCCATCTCGACGCCGAGACGCTCCGAGAGGTGGCCGAGTTCCTGGACGATATCGAGGTGCTCCGGGTGCGCGGTGACCGTGTGTACCGGACGAAGGACGCCTGGAAGTACTATTACTCGAACTTGAGCATGATCCCCGACGAGCGACACTACCGGGTAGTTACGGAGAGCGGCGGACACGTCAGCGTCCTCGACGAGCCGTTCGTCCTCGAGTACCTAAGGCCGGGTATCAAGTTCATCTGCGCCGGTAGGCCGTGGATCGTGCAGGACGTGGATCACGACCGTTACGAGGTGCTAGTGACGCCGGCCGAGGCCGTGGAAGGCGCCATACCCTCGTGGGTCGGCGAGGAGATCCCGGTCCCGTACGAGGTGGCGCGCGAGGTGGGGGAAGGGATCGGGCGGGCCGAAGCGGCGCTGGAGGATGGGTTCACCGAGGCCGTCGAGGTCGCGGCCGAAACCTTCGGTCTAGGACGCCGCGAGGCCAAGGTACTAGCCGACCTGATCCGTAGGCAGCGGGAGCACTCAGCGGTGCCGCTTCCGGAGAGGCCCGTCATCGAGGACCTGGGTGGGACCCTGGTGATCCACGTGTACGGTGGTACGAACCCCAACCGCACCCTGGAGAAAGTCCTCGGGACCTTGATCTCGGGACGTCTGGGGACGACGGTCAGGACGTACTCGACCCCGTACAAGATCGTGATCTCGGCGGAGAAGCGGGCGGGACTCGACGCGGACCTCCTCATGGAGTGTTTGGAGACGCTGCCTTCCGACGAACGCGGGTTCCACGCCCTCACGCTCAGAATCGTCGAGAAATCCGAGGTCTTCAAGCGCCGATTGGTGCACGTCCTGAAGCGCTTCGGTGCGATAGAGCCGGACGCCGACTACAGGGACGTCTCACCGCGACGCCTCCTGAAGGCGTTCAAGGGGACTCCCCCGTACTACGAGACAGTCTCGGAGGTCGAGCGGGATCTAGACACCTCCGTGGCGTTCCGACTGGTGAAGGAGCTGGAGGAGAAGGCGGAGATCGTCCGGGTGCGCGATCCTTCCCCGTTCGCCGAACACGTGTTGGAGGGACTCGGAGAGGTAGGGCGCGTGACTTCGGGACTCCTGGCCGCGCAGGTCGAGACGCTCAAGCGGGACCTGGAACGACGCAAGCTGTGGCTCGGCTGCCCGAACTGCGGCTGGCGCGGTCGACGCTCCGTCAAGACCGTTAAGGAGGAGGGTCTCGAATGTCCCGACTGCGGCGCTACGTACCTGGTCGCTGCCAAGACCGAGGAGGGTCTGGAAAAGCTGCTGAAGGACTCCGAGCGCGCTCGGCGGGTGGCCGATCTGCTCGAGTCATACGGTGCCAAGGCCCTGGAGGCCCTCGCGGTACCGGGTGTCGGGCCCGAGGCCGCGGCTAAGGTGCTCCGATCGACCGGCGGACGTGAGCCGCACTTCTACCGTGAGCTACTGCAGGAGCGCCTCCGTTACCTCCGCACCCGTCGGTTCTGGGACTAGACCGGTAGGTAAGAGAGCCCGAGGAACGTCAGCAGAAGGAAGAACAATCCCGCGATCCCGACGGTCCCGATGAAAGGTATCGGTATCCCTAGGGGGGGTGATGGACCCTCCCCGCTCTCCACACCGTTCAGTGGTCTCCGCGTCTCGACGTCTCCCGTCACCGGTGCGTCGCAGCGGATCCGGGTCACACCGCCGAGGTCCAGGAACGGTTTGGAAACCGCGACGGCGACGGGGTACCCCTCCAGAGCGGCCTTCCACAACTCTTCCGTGAACGCCGCCAGGGAGTCACCGGGTAGGTCTGTCAACAGGACGACCGTGAGGGTACGACCGCGCTTAGAGGACACGATAACCGTCAGCGGGGAGATAGCGCCGGAGAGTACCGAGTACAACCTGTTCACGACCTCCACGGGCCCGAAGAACTCCAGGATACCGGGGTGAAGGTTGGAAAGGAAGAGATCGTAAGGGACCAGCAAAAGCTCCCCCACGTCGCTCGTGGACTCGTCGTCCACGACGAAGTAGCGACGAGATCCCTCTTGGACGGCCCCGAGGACGAGTACCGCGTGGTACACCGAGGGACGGTTCAACAACGAGACCACGGCTACCTCGAACACTTTCGAGGCCGCATCCGAGCCCGCGATCGCCTGGAAGGCGTCGATGATGTCGAGGTTATCGTCGTCGTGTTCCCCCGTAGCCGAAATCTCGTACTGAAGTGGGGTCACGGGATCGCCGTTCCACCATCCCATGGCGACACCCAAGTTGTACATGTCCACCGCGCACGCCTCCGCGCACCAGATCCTGTCAACGCGCCCATCTCCGTCGATATCGGACCCGAAAGAGGTGTTCGGAGCGTCGAACTCCGGGTCTAAGTAGTAATGACCGGAGACGAACCCTCCCACTCGACCGTGAGCGGGCGTCATCGCGATGGATACCGCGATTATCAGCACGAGGGCGGGCAACATTCGGGTTCACCTCTCGGGCTCGAAGAGCGCCAGGTAGGACGTTCTCATCCCCGAGAACAGCGTCCCCCGCCGGAGGACCTTCCCTTCTCCCCACACCATGCATAGGCAGGATCGTCTCCAGCCGTCGAGCGCCTTGACCGCCGTGGCGAAGGTCTCGGGTGTGACGGCGTTTAGCAGTATCGCGCGTCGCACGCGCTCGGCGAGGGCGAGGAGTACCTCTTCCAGCCGCTCGGAACCGGACACGACGGCGGCGTCCACCTCGTCCACGTCCTCCAGGGCCTCGGGGGCCCACCCGCGCACTATCTCTATGCGATCCT contains these protein-coding regions:
- a CDS encoding MBL fold metallo-hydrolase; the protein is MDRELVMRFLGTGGAVPSKDRSHPGLLVEFSGTKLLIDCGEGTQRRAMEQGVTIHDVDAVLLTHHHVDHVAGLLPLATTVDLLHGRRLKVYGPTAGSESALDISDLEVIEYREVNPGDEVEIGDLRVLVYESEHGVPTVDYRIETPKIPGKADPKYIRRVPPSKRREVLLRGERPYSLTKPGKISVYVKGDGRPADPENVRGCQVLVHEACFEDHEEAVRYLHSTHLEAAEVAREAGVDLLVLTHLSTKVDPERMREEAREVFPVVVVARDGLMVRVRR
- a CDS encoding DEAD/DEAH box helicase, translated to MTEGFEALPDDVQRVVYSRFDEPTPPQRVAIPEIMDGKNVLVIAPTSSGKTETAVLPVFSMVRELDEPGIKALYITPLRALNRDILRRIRWWGEKLGLEVAVRHGDTPQSERRRQAEDPPDVLVTTPETLQAILPGKRMREHLSHVRHVIVDEVNELALDKRGVQLTLGLERLAEVAGDFQRIGLSAAVGSPDRVGKFLVGDRDVEVLEIEAERYLDVSVAHPTGPHEVKERLELIHELAKERDSVLVFTNTRQMAELLATRLKTEYDDIEVEIHHSSISREKRMEVEKRFKKGEIDVLVCTSSLELGIDIGHVDLVVQYGSPRQVTRLVQRVGRAGRRRKRAEGLVITSNPDDLAEAAVICRRALKGSLEPTEIPEGCLDVLAHQLVGLCLDGHQVTVDYALEVFRRAYPYRHLDAETLREVAEFLDDIEVLRVRGDRVYRTKDAWKYYYSNLSMIPDERHYRVVTESGGHVSVLDEPFVLEYLRPGIKFICAGRPWIVQDVDHDRYEVLVTPAEAVEGAIPSWVGEEIPVPYEVAREVGEGIGRAEAALEDGFTEAVEVAAETFGLGRREAKVLADLIRRQREHSAVPLPERPVIEDLGGTLVIHVYGGTNPNRTLEKVLGTLISGRLGTTVRTYSTPYKIVISAEKRAGLDADLLMECLETLPSDERGFHALTLRIVEKSEVFKRRLVHVLKRFGAIEPDADYRDVSPRRLLKAFKGTPPYYETVSEVERDLDTSVAFRLVKELEEKAEIVRVRDPSPFAEHVLEGLGEVGRVTSGLLAAQVETLKRDLERRKLWLGCPNCGWRGRRSVKTVKEEGLECPDCGATYLVAAKTEEGLEKLLKDSERARRVADLLESYGAKALEALAVPGVGPEAAAKVLRSTGGREPHFYRELLQERLRYLRTRRFWD
- the cbiT gene encoding precorrin-6Y C5,15-methyltransferase (decarboxylating) subunit CbiT, with amino-acid sequence MFNVVDPSDLVTEGVPGPTKPVMKATVLAVLRPRPGERILEIGAGSGSLTLELARAVGPLGRVYAVEGDKEAFRSLERNVRDFCLEDRIEIVRGWAPEALEDVDEVDAAVVSGSERLEEVLLALAERVRRAILLNAVTPETFATAVKALDGWRRSCLCMVWGEGKVLRRGTLFSGMRTSYLALFEPER